One window from the genome of Clupea harengus chromosome 19, Ch_v2.0.2, whole genome shotgun sequence encodes:
- the LOC116224989 gene encoding barrier-to-autointegration factor — MSSTSQKHKDFVAEPMGEKLVMALAGIGEVLGKRLEEKGFDKAYVVLGQFLVLKKDEELFRDWLKDTCGANVKQQGDCYGCLREWCDSFL, encoded by the coding sequence ATGTCATCAACATCCCAAAAACATAAAGATTTTGTGGCCGAGCCCATGGGCGAGAAGTTAGTAATGGCTCTTGCCGGCATCGGAGAGGTTCTCGGAAAGCGTCTGGAGGAGAAGGGTTTCGATAAGGCATACGTAGTACTGGGCCAGTTCCTAGTCTTGAAGAAGGATGAAGAGCTCTTTCGTGATTGGTTAAAAGACACATGCGGGGCCAATGTCAAACAGCAAGGTGACTGCTACGGCTGCCTTCGAGAATGGTGTGACTCCTTCCTGTAG